In Vitis vinifera cultivar Pinot Noir 40024 chromosome 4, ASM3070453v1, the genomic window AACTGTGAAGATCAtggcctttttcttttcttttcttttcttaattttctttttcaatgagAGCATCATTGACAAAACAACCAACTTTTTATCTCATGATGGTAAGCAAGTTTTCTTGTTGGTAGAATGGAAGATGGAGAAGAAATCAGTTTAAGGTGAAGCTATTCACATTTCAGGTTGATACATTCTCTATCTCCCTCTTTCTCTAAACGATGACTGGGAAGAAGAATATTTAGTCTTTGGGGAGAAGATACTATGCGGTTGTGCATATCCATTCATTAACTTACATATAGATAGCTGTCCTTGTATATGCCTGTCATGTGACACTTTCCAACTCACCATAATCCAATACACAGTCCATATATAATGGGGAAGTGTCTTTTAAATATCAGCTATAAGAAAAAGAGGAACAATCTCAAAATGGTTCTGTTGTATGTGCGAGTTGCTCAACCCTAAATGCATTTTGATCATCATGCTTACACACCCTAATAAGGCTGCTTTTTCCAATAAACTTGGCCTAATACAGTTTTTTGGTTGTCTAAGTGTACTAAAATTACACCACTTTAAACATGTTTCCACTAAATTAATACAAAAACTAACATATTCAATCATGTAGACACACCAGACAATGTGAGATTATGCTTTTCGCAGGCTTGTGCGCTCATTTAACACGCTTTGATCTGGAAAACCTAGTGCTTTTTTATAATGTCATATCAGCTCGTCTTTTTTCAAGGATCCGTAGTCTTCAATTACAAGGTTCTGCATTGACCACATGAAGAAAGATTAATTTCCTGTCATTGATAGCGATGTATTGAGCATCTTGCGCATTGATGTTTGTTGAGCTAACCATTGCAATAATTAATTATCCAGTAAACAAGGTTTCAGAACATGGGAAATCATAAAAGTCCTTATTAACATGATATGGCTTTCAAGGAGAAAAATTGGGTTTTCCATatcaaataagattaaaagtTGCATTAATCCATCATCCATTCCAATGATAGAATAGCCTAATTACCCCTAGCTGGACTCAATTTAATGTCTTGCTCTATAACCACATTGATCGCTCAGAAGCTCAATATGCAACAACAAACTAATTAAGCAACAAGTGTTATTTAGTTTTAGTAAACTTTTTGCCTTGTGATGATTTATGTTAGGTGACTCATGAAGCTGCCTCAAGATAATCATATTTGGAGTGTCCTTAAAACAGATTTCTGATTATCCACATGAAAACAGGCCTTTCAattatataacttatttttggttgtttgccttctaatttccattacttttgCTAGGGTCATGAAAATATCTCCTGGATCATTAGCATTTCTAGATAGTGTATATCtaataatattaagaaatgAACACATATGTTCTGATTTTATGAGAGATACAGAAATGGTAACCTGGCATAATGTAATGATGAGCTAAATaggtattttattaaaaagccCACCAAACCATCACTCCACATCCCAGAAGCACAAGGAGCCCAAACATTGATGACTGAAAAAACAGCTAGAGAAGGAAATTACATTCCAAAAGACTGAGATCATCACGAATATGATGTCAAGAAGAAGCCATAGACTTGCAGTGCctgttaataatttaaaaaaataaaaagcaagaagagaagaagagaaaaagagaaatctaTATGTAACTAGATATGAGCCTGCAAGCCTTCTCTAGGTTCTCTTAATTCATGGCCCTAGCCTAGTACTTTGCTAGACAGGAAGAAAAATCTTATCCCTTGATCACTAATTGAGGTGGTGGGTCCACCCAATCTCtggttatttttttcttctttatgctAGTAGCTTCATGCCCAGTTCAGTAAAAAAATCCGCCCCAACCAAATCTCTCTCTGTATCTCTCACATAGCCCCTTCTAACCTAGGGAGGCTTTTCTTCCACATCCACCAAACccttgatcttttgtgcttgtTTTTATAGAAGGATGGTATGTGTAATGCCATATAATTTGTGTTAGAAGTGAGAACCACTACAAGAACCTTTAAATAGattgctttctttttccttttgtataGAAATCCAAATCCCACTTCTTTTTTCTATGGATAAACACACTTTTGTGGACATCAACCACAGTAACTTCACAAACAATACTTGGGAAGTTGACTTGGCTATGGAAGAGCAGATCCTCCATGACCATCATCTTCCTTTTGATGCAGTTTGGCCTAATTTTCCTCTTCCAACACACAACATAACAGCAGCAGCATCATCATCAAGTCAAATATCTGCTTCGGTTCTACTTGGTGATCAAATGGGAAATCTGTTGGAAGAAGATGAGGAGCCAGAAGAAGAGCTAGGAGCCATGAAAGAGATGATGTACAAGATTGCAGCGATGCAGCCAGTGGACATCGATCCAGCCACAATTCGGAAACCTAAGAGGCGAAATGTAAGAATCAGTGATGATCCACAGAGTGTAGCAGCACGCCACCGGAGAGAAAGGATCAGCGAGAAAATTCGGATTCTCCAAAGACTCGTCCCAGGTGGAACAAAAATGGACACAGCTTCAATGTTAGATGAGGCCATCCGCTATGTCAAGTTCCTAAAGAGACAAATTCGCCAGCTACAATCCAATCATCACCCATTACCCACCGATGTCACGGCCTGCCTATCCACCCCAGATTGGGCAGTTACATCAACCAAACTTCTTGGTTCCACCTCCTCATCATCAATGGAAGCACCCGGCGGAGGCGGATTCAGCTTCAGAGCTCTTTAACCATGAGGTAATTAGAGTGGGGTAGTGataattggttttttaattggaaaaacAAACAGTAGAAAGAAATGTAGAGTAGTGGTGACGTTTAAGGGGAAATGTGTAAGGGTGAATTTAGGGGGTTTCTGTGAACCCAAGGTTGTTAGGATATTGTTGACTAAAGGGGCATTGGAATAATCATAACGGTTAGCTTGGGTTACGTACatccatatatataatatataataaggcCCTTCAAGTTTCTGAGTTGGCCGGAAAGTTTGTTTGGCCAGCTCTCTCCCGGGAATAAAACTGTGACGTCTGAAACTATTGAATATCATTATGCTGTCTCTCTCTTCAATAAATTTGTCTTTCTTATGCATGTATGCATGATAAATAGGGGTATGTACATGTATGCATGTATGCATGTATGTATATCAACATGTATGCCCACATGCATGTTTACATATGTTATTATGGGGTGTGTCCCCATGTATGATAATAGAAACGTACAGCATGGAGAAGAAAGCCCTAAAGGGCCCCAAGCGAAACCCTAGGGGCATGGCAAGGTTGCACCACCATATGATTTTGCTGATTATTTACTTTGGCGAACTGTGTTGTTTATCCTTAATATAATTAACTTAAGCATGACTGCAGTTACAGGCTTTTGTACCCTCTCATACATACAACGAAAACTAGATAAATTCAACATAAACTACTATTTAAGGCTTTTATTTTTCTGTATGGCGTCTGTCATTGAGTGGAGGTGAATCTGTTGATATGGGGAACTCCTTTAAGTTGAAAATAGTGGCTTTTGATATGATTGAATGAAACATGTCAGAAAAGAGATTATTGATGAGCttctaattttgttaattagaTGAGAAAATTAAGCTAGATCTATCTGCTCAATGACAATTTAGTGTGCAAGCATATTGCAGAAGCAGACCACAATGAGGAgaccataattaattttagcTTATATCTCTAAATTAATGATCACAGTGTGAAAAATGGAATGCATCATTTAGTAATTCCTATTAAAACTAAATGTGAAATGTATCTGGAGCATAAAATTCAAGCTAGATACACACTATATGGTTTAGATTTAAATCGGCAAAGGgtatattttttgaattccttgcttataaacaataaaaattttatagaaATAGGAGAGTGAAAATTAACATAATGAACCATATGACTGACTTAGGGTTTAGAtgttatatgcatatatatcaCTGTTCTCACTGTATTGATTTGAGAGAGAGCATGCCAGAAATAACAAAGATGGGAACCTACTCCCTTTGACATGAGCTCAAAATAACTGAACCAGATGATCAGTTGTCTTTGTTTTCTCTcaacatcattttctctttcccCTTAGAATCTTGATGCATCTTAGGGTTCCTGAAGGTTTACAAggctttaatatatatatataaagaaaaaaaattgtgtttgtaAATAGGTTCTCTGAAAACTGGTTCAACAAGAAATAACATGTAAGAGCAAAGTACTAAAGTGTTACGCAATGACAAGTAAAGAAGTTTGCTAGCTGAAATTGTAACAAGCAAGAAAGCAATGATAAACTTCAAATATTGGACACTAATAAGCCAAAGATCAGCATATTGTACATATGTCAAACCATCTAGAATTGTCAAATGGATAAGATATTACACCATAAATCATGCTAGGCAAGGGCTATCAATCGAGAAGAAACCAGACCAACACTGGTGAGAGTGGCAAGACCAAGTGGGAAGGAAAATTAGCAAGGGGGAGAGGGCCATGCAATATTCTTCCAACCCAAATTGGAAATACTAATAATACTGCACTGGTTGTATACCCCATTGGCTCCTGTCAATTGTTACCCTTTTTGATCTCTTTCTCCATTtcttagtttctttttcttattggCCAGATCTtgtcattcaatttttttctacaGCTTACTGAGCCTCCAGGATCCATATATCCTTTTTATTTCTCAGCTTCTTCCTTTCAAGTTCTTTTCAaagataaaattatcaatatctCTTTGGGTGTGTATAGGAAAGAAGTCCCTAGCTATTGTCCATCACCTGCACCGTTAATCAACTGTccatgctaatttttttttttttttttaacttccaaACATCCCAATTTCATTAGAGGACTTCATGAAAATTTGTAGATTTTGGGCAGATGTTTCTTCACTGGTTTGCCTATACTGTTATTAGTCTCCACACCATAGTTTTCACATCAAGTGTGGTGGAGATCATCTTCACTCGTGCaaactattttcatttcatGCCCAAAGGCAGTGGTGGTAGCAGTGATGATTCTTTTCAACTTCATATTCAAGAATGCAATATTAGGAGAAGTTGTGGACTAATCTCTTTAATCAGACAGATTCATTTGCTGATTGAAGAATCTGAGGGCTTGATGCCAAACCAATCAAACATATTTCTCACTTTAAATGTGCTTGTGTATTTTCTCTCGTATTAtgatcttttaaaatatatctttgAATTAGATTTTCATAAGACCCCTtgtgaatttaaattaaacacATGTTGGATAAAATTATGTGATTAAAAAATTCTAtcattgtattttaaatttttataacaattaatGTAGAATAAAGcaattaaaagaagaaagaaataagaagaGAGAAATTGGAATGTTGAAATTTATAAGAATGGTTTCTTATTTCATTAATAGGTCTCCCTTTTATAGAAAGTTAGGAAGAGATTTACATCAACATTTGTATTAGTCATTTACATCATAAACTAGTTACTTATGATCATTCACAAGTTCTCGTATCTTAAcaaattctcataaaaaaaatttaaaaaaaaaaaaaaaaaaccttcttatTTCATAATATCCTCTTTTAAATgatcataaaaatatgtttcattTAGACCTTGTAAGGAAAAATCTTGTGGGAAAAACCTTAGTGAAGGAGAAATAGTATAATATTCTTTAAGTGATTTGACCATTAAGACTATCTCATTAAAAATCCTTTTAGTAAAACCTAGTAAAACAAAATCTagatgaaagaaagaaaaaaaagagtatgATGCATCCATATCAATattctccccccccccccccccccccccccccccatgaTTATACTTTATTCAATGCTTCAGTTTGTAGATTTCTTAATCGTCGTATTTCATTGTTGTatcttaactttttcaatgtagTAGATAGTAATACTTTTGTAATACATCTGCTAGGTTATCATATGACTAGACCTATAGAATCTGTTCCACAATTTTATTAAAGGTAGCATAGAAGAACTTAGAGAAGATATGTTTAGTTTTATCACCTTTTATAAATCATCATTTTGGTTGTGTAATACAAGTAGTATAATCTTCATATAACTTGGTCGAATTATCTTTTAGAAGGGATAGTCCACATGATTCTAAAGTATTTTGAATCATTGATCTAAGTCATTCACATCCAccacttgcttcatgaattacaagtatctctaaataatttgaaaaggtGGTTGTTATTGTTTACTTAACCGATCCATAAGATATCATTGTACCATCATAGATAAATACATACCTTGTTTGAGATCGAGCTTTATAGAGATTTGAAAGACATTCAACATATGCATATCCAAACAACTAAGATTTTCatgttttcatataaaataaacatatattgATTATTCCATGAAGATATTGTAATATATgcttgacctcattttaatatcTTCAAGTTGGTGTGAAACTATAGTTTGCAAGAAAATTGATAGAGAATGTTATATATGGTtgtttacaatttttaaaatacatcaaTACACCAATAACATTAAGAGAAGGTACTTTTGGACCAAGTAGTTCTTTGTTATCTTTTTTAAGATGAAAAGGGTTatttttcacttcaagtgaatgaACTATCATTTGAGAATTTAGtggatatgatttttttttcatatgaaagTACTTTAAGACTTTCTTTATACATGTTAATTGGTGAACTAACATTCCTTTAGACAGTGTTTAATTGTAAGCCAAGATAGAATTTTGTttgtccaagatctttcatttcaaatttattcttcaaataattagcaaattttttaagttttagaaGTTCCCACAATATTCgaatcatccacatatactaCAAGTattacaaattcaaattttaaactttttttaataaaaatgcatGAGCAAATTAAATTAGCAACATATCCTTCCTATGTTAAATACTTGCTAAGATGATTATACCACATGCATCCAAATTGCTTTAATCTATATAAAAATCATTGCAATTGGATTCAATACATACTaccaagatatatatata contains:
- the LOC100242028 gene encoding transcription factor HEC3, which gives rise to MDKHTFVDINHSNFTNNTWEVDLAMEEQILHDHHLPFDAVWPNFPLPTHNITAAASSSSQISASVLLGDQMGNLLEEDEEPEEELGAMKEMMYKIAAMQPVDIDPATIRKPKRRNVRISDDPQSVAARHRRERISEKIRILQRLVPGGTKMDTASMLDEAIRYVKFLKRQIRQLQSNHHPLPTDVTACLSTPDWAVTSTKLLGSTSSSSMEAPGGGGFSFRAL